The Sphingobium aromaticiconvertens genome has a segment encoding these proteins:
- a CDS encoding extensin family protein yields MVALGLSLALAGCSGAVGESRRVSKASRPPARPAQPSPSLRQCMAKLSSNDVRFDLLPDRNYGGGCSALNSVKLIDIGVPATNLGAMTCSLAANFAAWSRYAVQPAARLIFGTEIARIDTFGTYNCRPIAGSGKLSEHAHSNAVDVSAFVLADGRRITVKEGWEGDGQARQFLRIVHTSACKRFNTVLSPDYNAAHKDHLHFDMGGKGGYCR; encoded by the coding sequence ATGGTGGCGCTTGGGCTTTCGTTGGCGCTGGCGGGCTGTAGCGGCGCGGTGGGTGAAAGTCGGCGCGTGTCCAAAGCATCGCGCCCGCCTGCCCGCCCGGCCCAGCCTTCGCCATCGCTGCGGCAATGTATGGCAAAACTGTCGTCGAATGACGTGCGGTTCGATCTTTTGCCCGACCGCAACTATGGGGGCGGGTGCAGCGCGCTGAACAGCGTCAAGTTGATCGACATCGGCGTGCCCGCAACCAATCTGGGGGCGATGACCTGCTCACTGGCGGCCAATTTCGCCGCCTGGTCCCGCTATGCCGTGCAGCCGGCCGCACGGTTGATCTTCGGGACGGAAATTGCCCGGATCGACACGTTCGGCACCTATAATTGTCGCCCGATCGCGGGCAGCGGAAAGCTTTCGGAACATGCCCACAGCAATGCTGTGGACGTGTCCGCCTTCGTGCTGGCGGACGGACGGCGGATTACCGTGAAAGAGGGATGGGAGGGCGACGGCCAGGCGCGGCAATTTTTGAGGATCGTCCACACCAGCGCCTGCAAGCGGTTCAACACGGTACTCAGCCCCGACTATAACGCTGCGCACAAGGATCATCTACATTTCGATATGGGGGGCAAGGGCGGTTATTGTCGATAA
- a CDS encoding TIGR00730 family Rossman fold protein has product MTNKEIEERKFRPARQEARDARQAVSTPQTSSAAYKLAFQDTDFLLREDLRPVRFQLELLKPELLMNEAKIESTFVMYGSARIPSPETAQARIDAATTDEQRLVAQNLAKKAHYYDVARELGRIAGAYPVGENGKRNFVVCSGGGPSIMEAANRGADDVGAESIGMNIVLPHEQAPNTYVTPELSFQFHYFALRKMHFLLRARALAVFPGGFGTFDEFFELLTLIQTGKMKPIPILLFGKAFWTRVVNFEALAEEGVISPADLNLFTWVETAEEGWEAVRAFYNDRDTPLAG; this is encoded by the coding sequence ATGACCAACAAGGAAATCGAGGAACGCAAGTTCCGCCCCGCCCGGCAGGAAGCGCGTGATGCGCGCCAGGCCGTCAGCACCCCCCAGACCAGCAGCGCGGCCTATAAGCTGGCCTTCCAGGACACAGACTTTCTGCTGCGCGAGGATTTGCGGCCGGTGCGCTTCCAGCTGGAGTTGCTGAAGCCCGAATTGCTTATGAATGAAGCGAAGATCGAATCGACCTTCGTCATGTACGGTTCTGCCCGAATCCCTAGTCCCGAAACCGCGCAGGCACGGATTGATGCGGCAACCACCGACGAACAGCGGCTGGTCGCGCAGAATCTGGCGAAGAAGGCGCATTATTATGATGTCGCACGGGAATTGGGCCGGATCGCGGGCGCCTATCCGGTGGGGGAGAATGGCAAGCGCAATTTTGTGGTCTGTTCGGGCGGTGGCCCCTCGATCATGGAGGCGGCCAATCGGGGTGCGGACGATGTCGGGGCGGAATCCATCGGCATGAACATCGTCCTGCCGCATGAGCAGGCGCCCAACACTTATGTGACCCCTGAACTGTCCTTCCAGTTCCACTATTTCGCGCTGCGCAAGATGCATTTCCTGCTGCGCGCGCGCGCGCTGGCGGTGTTCCCCGGCGGCTTTGGCACGTTCGACGAGTTTTTCGAGCTGCTGACCCTCATCCAGACCGGCAAGATGAAGCCGATTCCCATCCTGCTGTTCGGCAAGGCATTCTGGACGCGGGTGGTGAATTTCGAGGCGCTGGCCGAGGAGGGCGTGATCTCCCCCGCTGACCTCAATCTCTTCACCTGGGTGGAAACGGCGGAAGAGGGCTGGGAAGCGGTGCGGGCTTTTTACAATGATCGCGACACGCCTTTGGCGGGATAA
- the yihA gene encoding ribosome biogenesis GTP-binding protein YihA/YsxC — MNEQDESDRIEEARKIFAGPITFLKSAPKLEFLPDMAVNEVAFAGRSNVGKSSLLNALTNRNNLARTSNTPGRTQELNFFDVGDPLKFRLVDMPGYGYAKAPKDIVRQWRFLVNDFLRGRAALKRTLVLIDSRHGIKDVDNDMMDMLDGAAVSYRIVLTKADKIKASELAQVTQRTADAIRKRPAAHPDIIVTSSEKGMGLPELRAAVVEAVTV, encoded by the coding sequence GTGAACGAGCAAGACGAGAGCGACCGGATCGAGGAGGCCCGCAAGATTTTTGCAGGGCCGATCACCTTCCTGAAATCCGCGCCCAAGCTGGAGTTCCTGCCGGACATGGCGGTGAACGAAGTGGCATTTGCGGGACGTTCCAATGTCGGCAAGTCGTCGTTGCTCAACGCCCTGACGAATCGCAATAACCTGGCGCGGACATCGAACACGCCGGGGCGGACGCAGGAATTGAACTTCTTCGATGTGGGCGATCCGCTTAAGTTCCGGCTCGTCGACATGCCCGGCTACGGCTATGCCAAGGCGCCCAAGGATATCGTGCGCCAGTGGCGGTTCCTGGTAAATGACTTCCTGCGCGGACGGGCGGCGCTGAAGCGCACGCTGGTGCTGATTGATAGCCGTCACGGCATCAAGGATGTCGACAATGACATGATGGACATGCTGGATGGCGCCGCCGTCAGTTATCGCATCGTCCTGACCAAAGCGGACAAGATCAAGGCCAGCGAATTGGCGCAGGTGACGCAGCGGACGGCGGATGCGATCCGCAAACGCCCTGCCGCGCACCCCGACATCATCGTCACGTCGAGCGAAAAGGGCATGGGCTTGCCCGAACTGCGCGCGGCGGTGGTGGAGGCGGTAACGGTATAG
- a CDS encoding ATP phosphoribosyltransferase regulatory subunit gives MTTIPPGLLPEGLSDRLPPQAEASARLARRVLDTVATHGYERVMPPLAEFEDTLTQRLKSARAQDLLRVVDPVSQRSLALRPDMTAQVGRIAATRLAAAPRPLRLSYAGPVLKLRANQLRPERERMQVGAELIGTDSVAAAVEIVNVAIEALQSAGVTGITIDFTLPDLIDALAVGPLPLDAAQTEAVRATLDAKDAGALAALGASAAAYQPLIEATGPFHAAIEKLEALSATHGGALDSRIAGLRAIAKPIGWDITLTLDPTERHGFEYQNWFGFSIFAEGFTGEIGRGGSYAILRNDGSEEAAMGFSLYPDPLIDAGFGGEAPRRLFLPIGHDPARAALMRADGWHTIAALADADDGQALRCTHWLNGPNAESY, from the coding sequence ATGACCACGATCCCGCCCGGCCTGCTTCCCGAAGGACTCTCCGACCGCCTGCCCCCGCAGGCCGAAGCCTCCGCGCGCCTTGCGCGCCGTGTGCTCGATACCGTCGCGACCCATGGCTATGAGCGAGTCATGCCCCCGCTCGCGGAGTTTGAGGATACGCTGACCCAGCGATTAAAGTCCGCCCGCGCGCAGGATTTGCTCCGCGTGGTCGATCCAGTGTCGCAGCGCAGCCTGGCCCTGCGCCCGGACATGACCGCGCAAGTCGGTCGCATCGCGGCCACCCGCCTTGCCGCCGCGCCCCGCCCCTTGCGCCTTTCCTATGCCGGTCCGGTCCTCAAACTGCGCGCCAACCAGTTGCGCCCCGAGCGCGAGCGGATGCAGGTCGGCGCCGAACTGATCGGCACAGACAGCGTCGCCGCCGCGGTCGAGATCGTGAATGTCGCGATAGAGGCGCTCCAGTCCGCGGGCGTCACCGGCATCACCATCGATTTCACCCTGCCTGACCTGATCGACGCACTCGCTGTCGGACCGCTGCCGCTGGACGCCGCCCAGACCGAAGCCGTCCGCGCCACGCTGGACGCCAAGGATGCGGGCGCCCTCGCCGCGCTGGGCGCCAGCGCTGCCGCCTATCAGCCGCTGATCGAGGCCACCGGCCCGTTCCACGCCGCCATCGAAAAGCTCGAAGCGTTGAGCGCCACCCATGGCGGCGCGCTCGACAGCCGTATCGCGGGCCTGCGTGCCATCGCCAAGCCGATCGGCTGGGACATCACCCTGACGCTCGATCCGACCGAACGCCACGGCTTTGAATATCAGAACTGGTTCGGCTTCTCGATCTTTGCCGAGGGGTTTACCGGGGAAATCGGTCGTGGCGGCAGCTACGCCATTTTGCGCAATGACGGCTCGGAGGAAGCGGCGATGGGCTTCTCCCTCTATCCCGATCCATTGATCGACGCGGGCTTTGGCGGGGAGGCCCCGCGCCGCCTGTTCCTGCCGATCGGCCACGACCCGGCCCGCGCTGCGCTGATGCGCGCCGATGGCTGGCACACGATCGCGGCGCTGGCGGATGCCGACGATGGGCAGGCGCTGCGCTGCACCCACTGGTTGAATGGCCCGAACGCCGAATCCTATTAG
- the yidC gene encoding membrane protein insertase YidC gives MDDKKNIVLAVVLTALILFGWPYVSQYFFPAANPPVTKIEGGKTTPVAAPGAGPAADGPAAVRDLSLVLKEGARIPIRTPKLTGSINLKGARIDDVILPTYRETITKDSPAIRLYSPSGTKDAYFAGFGWQGEGMATPNKDTVWTAQGAALTPTTPVTLTWNNGSGQLFEIRLSVDENYMISAAQKVSNTGAGAVAIKPYSYISRSSIPMDPDTWTIHVGPMGVFNGAANYDVNYKDLDKGPSTQSFQTNGGWVGFTDKYWLSALVPDQKTAIAAQFRKGAGQYQADVALPNVMLAPGKAATQTTRLFVGAKEVKTLEAYQEAGVPLFDRAIDWGWFYWFEKPIFSLLHWLFQTLGNFGVAIICLTLIVRAIMFPVAQRQFASMAAMRAVQPKMKALQEKYKDDKPKLQQEMMALYKREKVNPLAGCLPIFIQIPIFFALYKVLMLTIEMRHQPFVLWIKDLSAPDPLHILNLFGLLPFTPPAFLAIGVLALLLGISMFFQFKLNPAQMDPMQQQIFSIMPWMMMFIMAPFAAGLLVYWITNNCLSMAQQWWLYKRHPVLSVAEAK, from the coding sequence GTGGACGACAAGAAGAATATCGTGCTGGCCGTGGTGCTGACCGCGCTGATCCTGTTTGGCTGGCCCTATGTCTCCCAATATTTCTTCCCGGCCGCCAATCCGCCCGTGACGAAGATCGAGGGGGGCAAGACGACGCCTGTGGCCGCGCCCGGTGCTGGTCCGGCCGCTGATGGTCCCGCCGCGGTCCGCGACCTGTCCCTGGTGCTGAAGGAAGGGGCGCGCATTCCCATCCGCACGCCCAAGCTGACCGGCTCGATCAACCTGAAGGGCGCGCGGATCGACGATGTCATCCTGCCGACTTATCGCGAGACGATCACCAAGGATTCGCCCGCTATCCGCCTCTATTCGCCCAGTGGCACCAAGGATGCCTATTTCGCCGGTTTTGGCTGGCAGGGTGAGGGCATGGCAACACCGAACAAGGATACGGTGTGGACCGCGCAGGGCGCGGCGCTGACGCCAACCACGCCGGTCACGCTGACCTGGAATAATGGCTCGGGCCAGTTGTTCGAGATTCGCCTGTCGGTGGATGAGAATTACATGATTTCCGCCGCGCAAAAGGTGTCCAACACCGGCGCGGGCGCTGTCGCGATCAAGCCCTACAGCTATATCAGCCGGTCCAGCATTCCCATGGACCCTGACACCTGGACCATCCATGTGGGGCCAATGGGCGTGTTCAATGGCGCGGCCAATTATGACGTCAACTATAAGGATCTGGACAAGGGGCCTTCGACCCAGAGCTTCCAGACCAATGGCGGCTGGGTTGGCTTTACTGACAAATATTGGCTGTCCGCGCTGGTCCCTGACCAGAAGACCGCGATTGCCGCGCAGTTCCGTAAAGGGGCAGGGCAATATCAGGCTGATGTTGCCCTGCCCAATGTGATGCTGGCACCCGGCAAGGCCGCGACCCAGACTACGCGCCTGTTCGTGGGTGCCAAGGAAGTGAAAACGCTGGAGGCCTATCAGGAAGCCGGCGTACCGCTGTTCGACCGGGCGATCGACTGGGGCTGGTTCTACTGGTTCGAAAAGCCGATCTTCTCGCTCCTGCACTGGCTGTTCCAGACGCTGGGCAATTTCGGCGTGGCCATCATCTGCCTGACGCTGATCGTGCGGGCCATCATGTTCCCGGTCGCCCAGCGCCAGTTCGCCAGCATGGCGGCGATGCGCGCGGTGCAGCCCAAGATGAAGGCGCTGCAGGAGAAATATAAAGACGACAAGCCCAAGCTCCAGCAGGAGATGATGGCGCTGTACAAGCGCGAGAAGGTCAATCCGCTGGCGGGCTGCCTGCCGATTTTCATCCAGATTCCGATCTTCTTCGCGCTGTACAAGGTGCTGATGCTGACGATCGAGATGCGGCACCAGCCGTTCGTGCTGTGGATCAAGGATCTGTCCGCGCCCGATCCGCTGCATATCCTCAACCTGTTCGGCCTGCTGCCCTTCACCCCGCCCGCCTTCCTGGCGATCGGTGTGCTGGCGCTGCTGCTGGGTATCTCGATGTTCTTCCAGTTCAAGCTGAACCCGGCGCAGATGGACCCCATGCAGCAGCAGATCTTCTCGATCATGCCGTGGATGATGATGTTCATCATGGCGCCGTTCGCAGCGGGCCTGCTGGTTTACTGGATCACCAACAACTGCCTGTCGATGGCGCAACAGTGGTGGCTGTACAAGCGTCACCCCGTGTTGAGCGTGGCTGAGGCGAAGTAA
- a CDS encoding adenylosuccinate synthase — MANVTVIGAQWGDEGKGKIVDWLAERADVVARFQGGHNAGHTLVVGEKVYKLSLLPSGIVRGTLSVIGNGVVLDPWHFKEEVAKLAGQGVAITPDNLQIAETCPLILPFHRDLDGLREDASGAGKIGTTRRGIGPAYEDKVGRRAIRVCDLAHLDDLGPQLDRLTAHHDALRAGFGEPPIDRDALMDELRAIADTILPFAKPVWLTLNRAKADGKRILFEGAQGTLLDIDHGTYPFVTSSNTIAGTAAAGTGLGPSAAGFVLGIVKAYTTRVGSGPFPTELDDATGQRLGERGHEFGTVTGRKRRCGWFDAVLVRQSVAVSGLTGIALTKLDVLDGFDELKICVGYTIGDQSYDYLPAHSQDQARAQPVYETIEGWHDTTAGARSWADLPAQAIKYIRRIEELIGCPVTLVSTSPERDDTILVRDPFAD, encoded by the coding sequence ATGGCAAATGTCACCGTTATTGGCGCCCAGTGGGGCGATGAAGGCAAGGGCAAGATCGTCGACTGGCTCGCCGAGCGCGCCGATGTCGTCGCGCGCTTTCAGGGCGGCCATAATGCCGGTCACACGCTGGTCGTGGGCGAGAAGGTCTACAAGCTCTCGCTGCTCCCCTCCGGCATCGTCCGGGGTACGCTCTCGGTCATCGGCAATGGCGTCGTCCTTGACCCCTGGCACTTCAAGGAAGAGGTCGCCAAGCTGGCGGGGCAGGGCGTGGCCATCACGCCCGACAATCTCCAGATCGCCGAAACCTGCCCGCTGATCCTGCCCTTCCACCGCGACCTCGACGGTCTGCGCGAGGACGCGTCGGGCGCGGGCAAGATCGGCACCACCCGTCGCGGCATCGGCCCGGCCTATGAAGACAAGGTCGGCCGTCGCGCGATCCGCGTGTGCGACCTTGCGCATCTGGATGATCTCGGCCCACAGCTTGATCGCCTGACCGCCCATCACGACGCGCTGCGCGCCGGTTTCGGTGAGCCGCCGATCGACCGCGACGCGCTGATGGACGAATTGCGTGCTATCGCCGACACCATCCTGCCTTTCGCCAAGCCCGTCTGGCTGACGCTCAACCGCGCCAAGGCGGACGGCAAGCGCATATTGTTCGAAGGCGCACAGGGCACGCTGCTCGACATCGACCACGGCACCTATCCTTTCGTCACCTCGTCCAACACCATCGCCGGGACAGCGGCGGCGGGCACGGGCCTTGGTCCCTCGGCGGCTGGCTTCGTGCTGGGCATCGTCAAGGCCTATACCACCCGCGTCGGCTCCGGTCCCTTCCCGACCGAACTGGACGATGCGACCGGCCAGCGGCTGGGCGAGCGTGGTCATGAATTCGGCACCGTCACCGGCCGCAAGCGCCGCTGCGGCTGGTTCGACGCGGTGCTGGTGCGTCAGTCGGTCGCCGTCTCCGGCCTCACCGGCATCGCGCTGACCAAGCTGGACGTGCTCGACGGCTTCGATGAACTGAAGATCTGCGTCGGCTACACCATTGGCGACCAGAGCTACGACTACCTCCCCGCCCACAGCCAGGATCAGGCCCGCGCGCAACCAGTCTATGAGACGATCGAGGGCTGGCACGACACCACGGCGGGCGCGCGTAGCTGGGCCGATCTGCCCGCACAGGCGATCAAATATATCCGCCGGATCGAGGAACTGATCGGCTGCCCGGTCACGCTCGTCTCCACCTCCCCAGAGCGCGACGACACGATTCTCGTCCGCGATCCCTTCGCGGATTGA
- the serA gene encoding phosphoglycerate dehydrogenase — protein sequence MPKVLISDKMDPRAAAIFRERGVEVDEITGKTPEELIAIIGEYDGLAIRSSTKVTKAILDAATNLKVIGRAGIGVDNVDIPAASAKGVIVMNTPFGNSITTAEHAIALMFALARQLPEADTSTQQGKWEKNRFMGVEVTGKVLGLIGAGNIGSIVADRALGLKMKVVAFDPFLTPERAIDMGVEKATLDELLAKADFITLHTPLTDQTRNILSKENLAKTKKGVRIINCARGGLIDEAALKEALDSGQVAGAALDVFVTEPAKESPLFGTPNFISTPHLGASTDEAQVNVALQVAEQLSDYLLDGGITNALNVPSLSAEEAPKLKPYMAIAERLGSLIGQLEGDKIQGVAVEVEGHAAELNQKPITAAVLAGLMRVYSDTVNMVNAPFLAKERGLDVREVRHDREGDYQTLVRVTVTTESGERSVAGTLFGHSSPRLVELFGIKVEADLAGTMLYIVNQDAPGFIGRLGSTLGEADVNIGTFHLGRRNQGGEAVLLLSVDGTVTEPLLWDICKLAGVNKVKLLRFA from the coding sequence ATGCCCAAAGTCCTTATTTCCGACAAGATGGACCCCCGCGCCGCCGCAATTTTCCGTGAGCGGGGCGTCGAGGTCGACGAAATCACCGGCAAGACGCCCGAAGAACTGATCGCCATCATCGGCGAGTATGACGGCCTCGCCATCCGCAGTTCGACCAAGGTGACGAAGGCGATTCTGGACGCCGCCACCAACCTGAAGGTGATCGGCCGCGCAGGGATCGGCGTCGACAATGTCGACATTCCCGCCGCATCGGCCAAGGGCGTGATCGTCATGAACACCCCGTTCGGTAACTCGATCACCACCGCCGAACATGCCATCGCGCTGATGTTCGCGCTCGCCCGCCAATTGCCGGAGGCCGACACCTCGACCCAGCAGGGCAAGTGGGAAAAGAACCGCTTCATGGGCGTCGAAGTCACCGGCAAGGTGCTTGGCCTGATCGGCGCGGGCAATATCGGCTCGATCGTCGCCGACCGCGCGCTGGGCCTCAAGATGAAGGTCGTCGCCTTCGACCCCTTCCTCACCCCTGAGCGCGCGATCGACATGGGCGTGGAAAAGGCGACGCTGGACGAATTGCTGGCCAAGGCCGACTTCATCACCCTGCACACGCCGCTGACCGACCAGACCCGCAACATATTGTCGAAGGAAAATCTGGCCAAGACCAAGAAGGGCGTGCGGATCATCAACTGCGCGCGCGGCGGCCTGATCGACGAAGCGGCGCTGAAGGAAGCGCTCGACAGTGGCCAGGTCGCAGGCGCGGCGCTCGACGTGTTCGTGACCGAACCGGCCAAGGAATCGCCCCTGTTCGGCACCCCCAACTTCATCTCCACCCCGCATCTGGGCGCGTCGACCGACGAAGCGCAGGTGAACGTGGCGTTGCAGGTTGCCGAGCAACTGTCCGACTATCTGCTGGACGGCGGCATCACCAACGCGCTGAACGTGCCGTCGCTATCGGCGGAGGAGGCGCCCAAGCTCAAGCCCTATATGGCGATTGCCGAACGCCTCGGCAGCCTGATCGGCCAGTTGGAAGGCGACAAGATTCAGGGTGTCGCGGTCGAGGTCGAGGGCCATGCCGCCGAACTCAACCAGAAGCCGATCACTGCCGCCGTTCTCGCTGGCCTGATGCGCGTCTATTCGGACACGGTGAACATGGTCAACGCGCCCTTCCTGGCGAAAGAACGTGGCCTTGACGTGCGCGAAGTGCGCCATGACCGCGAGGGCGACTATCAGACGCTGGTCCGCGTCACCGTCACAACCGAAAGCGGCGAGCGTTCGGTCGCGGGCACGTTGTTCGGCCATTCCAGCCCCCGCCTTGTCGAACTGTTCGGCATCAAGGTAGAGGCCGATCTGGCTGGCACGATGCTCTACATCGTCAATCAGGACGCCCCCGGCTTCATCGGCCGCCTCGGCTCGACGCTGGGTGAAGCGGACGTCAATATCGGCACCTTCCATCTGGGTCGCCGCAACCAGGGTGGCGAAGCCGTCCTGCTGCTGTCGGTCGACGGCACCGTCACCGAACCGCTGCTGTGGGACATCTGCAAGCTGGCGGGCGTCAACAAGGTGAAGCTGCTGCGCTTCGCTTAA
- a CDS encoding pyrimidine 5'-nucleotidase, with amino-acid sequence MFGDLAHVDCWIFDLDNTLYPAKADLFALIDVKMGEFIQGLLGCDATEARVVQKRYFMEHGTTLSGLMRHHDIEPRAFLDYVHDISMDRLEVDPALNAHIAALPGRRLIFTNGDAAYAGRVLERLGLADMFEQIHDIHACQYVPKPDPAGYKALCAAYDVDPTRAAFFEDMARNLRPAKAIGMTTIWVNNGSEAGGHEHHPDFVDFETDHLRPFLADILGEHP; translated from the coding sequence ATGTTTGGCGACCTTGCCCATGTTGATTGCTGGATCTTCGATCTGGATAATACGCTCTATCCGGCGAAGGCGGACCTGTTCGCGCTGATCGATGTGAAGATGGGCGAGTTCATCCAGGGCCTGCTGGGCTGCGACGCGACGGAAGCGCGGGTTGTGCAGAAGCGCTATTTCATGGAGCACGGCACCACCCTGTCCGGCCTGATGCGCCATCACGACATCGAGCCGCGTGCTTTCCTGGATTATGTCCACGATATTTCCATGGACCGGCTGGAAGTCGATCCGGCGCTCAACGCGCATATCGCCGCGCTGCCGGGCCGCCGCCTGATCTTCACCAATGGTGACGCGGCCTATGCGGGGCGGGTGCTGGAGCGGCTGGGGCTGGCCGATATGTTCGAGCAGATCCACGACATCCATGCCTGCCAATATGTACCCAAGCCCGATCCGGCGGGCTATAAGGCGCTGTGCGCGGCCTATGATGTCGATCCGACGCGCGCCGCCTTTTTCGAGGATATGGCCCGCAACCTTCGGCCCGCCAAGGCGATCGGCATGACCACCATCTGGGTCAATAACGGGTCCGAGGCGGGCGGCCATGAGCATCATCCCGATTTCGTCGATTTCGAAACCGACCATCTCCGGCCTTTCCTGGCCGACATTCTTGGAGAGCATCCATGA
- the dapD gene encoding 2,3,4,5-tetrahydropyridine-2,6-dicarboxylate N-succinyltransferase: MTTDLQTTIDAAWEDRANVNLSTQGPVRQAVNKALALLDSGQARVAEPTADGWQVNQWLKKAVLLSFRLNDNVLVENGPGAGHWWDKVPSKFSGWGEAEFRAAGFRAVPGAFARAGAHIAKNAILMPSFVNIGAFVDEGTMVDAWVTVGSCAQIGKNVHLSGGVGIGGVLEPLQADPVIIEDDCFIGARSEVVEGVRIGKGSVLSMGVFIGQSTKIIDRATGEIFMGEVPPYSVIVPGSLPGKPLPDGTPGPSLYCAVIVKRVDAQTRSKTGINELLRD; encoded by the coding sequence ATGACCACCGACCTGCAAACCACGATCGACGCCGCCTGGGAAGACCGGGCCAATGTGAACCTGTCCACCCAGGGGCCGGTGCGTCAGGCGGTCAACAAGGCGCTGGCCCTGCTGGACAGCGGTCAGGCGCGCGTTGCCGAACCGACTGCTGACGGCTGGCAGGTCAATCAGTGGCTGAAGAAAGCGGTGCTCCTGTCCTTCCGTCTCAACGACAATGTGCTGGTCGAGAACGGCCCCGGCGCGGGGCATTGGTGGGACAAGGTGCCGAGCAAATTTTCCGGCTGGGGCGAGGCGGAGTTCCGCGCCGCCGGTTTCCGCGCGGTGCCGGGCGCGTTTGCGCGGGCCGGCGCGCATATCGCGAAGAATGCGATCCTGATGCCCAGTTTCGTCAATATCGGTGCGTTCGTCGATGAAGGCACGATGGTCGACGCCTGGGTGACGGTGGGAAGCTGCGCCCAGATCGGCAAGAATGTCCACCTGTCCGGCGGCGTCGGCATCGGCGGCGTGTTGGAGCCGTTGCAGGCCGATCCTGTCATCATCGAGGATGACTGCTTCATCGGCGCGCGCTCCGAAGTGGTCGAGGGGGTCCGTATCGGCAAGGGTTCGGTGCTGTCGATGGGTGTCTTCATCGGTCAGTCGACCAAGATCATTGATCGCGCCACCGGCGAGATATTCATGGGCGAAGTGCCGCCCTATTCGGTGATCGTGCCCGGATCGCTGCCCGGCAAGCCGCTGCCCGACGGCACGCCCGGTCCCAGCCTCTATTGCGCGGTGATCGTCAAGCGGGTGGACGCACAAACGCGCTCGAAGACGGGGATCAACGAGCTGCTGCGCGACTGA
- a CDS encoding phosphoserine transaminase produces MTELTTADATIASVPQGAGKPATLPARPFFSSGPCAKPPGWSAAALATDSLGRSHRSKIGKTRLAYCIDLMRELLNLPDTHRIGIVPGSDTGAFEMAMWTMLGARPVTTLAWESFGEGWVTDAAKQLKINPTIVRADYGQLPDLSAVDFSNDVLFTWNGTTSGVRVPNADWIPSTREGLTFADATSAVFAYPIDWAKIDVATFSWQKVLGGEGGHGVLILGPRAVERLETYTPAWPLPKVFRLVSKGKLAEGVFKGETINTPSMLAVEDAIFALEWGKSIGGAQGLIARSDANAAALDTIVADRDWLGHLAVEEASRSKTSVCLTVAGADEAFIKAFAGLLEKEGAALDIAGYRDAPAGLRIWCGATVDTADIEALGPWLDWAYAQTKAA; encoded by the coding sequence ATGACTGAACTGACTACCGCCGACGCCACCATTGCGTCCGTTCCCCAAGGTGCCGGCAAGCCCGCCACCCTGCCGGCTCGCCCCTTTTTCTCTTCTGGTCCCTGTGCCAAGCCTCCGGGCTGGAGTGCCGCTGCGCTCGCCACCGACTCGCTTGGCCGCTCGCACCGGAGCAAGATCGGCAAGACGCGCCTCGCTTATTGCATCGACCTGATGCGCGAGCTGCTGAACCTGCCCGACACCCACCGTATCGGCATCGTCCCCGGCTCCGACACCGGCGCCTTTGAAATGGCGATGTGGACGATGCTGGGTGCCCGCCCCGTTACCACGCTCGCCTGGGAAAGCTTCGGCGAGGGCTGGGTCACGGACGCTGCCAAGCAGTTGAAGATCAACCCCACCATCGTCCGCGCCGACTATGGCCAGTTGCCCGACCTGTCGGCGGTGGATTTCTCGAATGACGTGCTGTTCACCTGGAATGGCACCACCAGCGGCGTGCGCGTGCCCAATGCGGACTGGATTCCCTCGACACGCGAAGGGCTGACCTTCGCCGACGCGACCAGCGCCGTTTTCGCCTATCCGATCGACTGGGCGAAAATCGACGTCGCCACCTTCTCCTGGCAGAAAGTGCTGGGTGGTGAGGGCGGCCACGGCGTCCTGATTCTTGGTCCCCGCGCGGTCGAGCGTCTCGAAACCTACACCCCCGCCTGGCCGCTGCCCAAAGTGTTCCGCCTGGTGTCGAAGGGCAAGCTCGCCGAAGGCGTGTTCAAGGGTGAGACGATCAACACCCCCTCCATGCTGGCTGTCGAAGACGCGATCTTTGCGCTGGAATGGGGCAAATCAATCGGTGGCGCGCAGGGCCTCATCGCTCGCTCCGACGCCAATGCCGCCGCGCTGGACACAATCGTGGCCGACCGCGACTGGCTCGGCCATCTCGCGGTTGAGGAAGCCTCGCGTTCGAAGACCAGCGTGTGCCTGACGGTCGCGGGTGCGGATGAAGCCTTTATCAAGGCGTTCGCTGGCCTTCTCGAAAAGGAAGGCGCCGCACTCGACATTGCGGGCTATCGCGATGCCCCGGCTGGCCTTCGCATCTGGTGCGGCGCAACCGTCGACACCGCCGATATCGAAGCGCTCGGCCCCTGGCTCGACTGGGCCTACGCCCAGACCAAGGCCGCTTAA